AGTGATGTCCATTTTATAATCCGCCTGTTGTTGGTAATAATCAGGCCCGGGAGCTCCCGAAGCGGAGCGATAGGTGTTGGGGGTTGAAAACTCCTCGTACAATTGTTTAAATCGGCTTTGGTTGTAGTGCCCAGGTTCTCGCCCCTCTTTTTCTTCGGTTTCCTGCGCAATACCCACTGCTCCCAACAGAAAAAGCATTGATGCAAAACAATACTTGATTTTATTCATTTCTAACAGATTTTCCATTTGGGCAAAATAATTCCTTTTCAAGGAATAGAAGTAAAGAGCCTTATAAGTTTAACATTCCTTTAGCATTGGATTTTGTCAGTATAAAACTCTTTTTGTTCCCTTTCCATTTTATGTGCACCAGATTCTTTTGTTCATCAAATAAATCGGTCAAAATCTCATTGTGCACTTCCACTTTTTTCAATTGGTCCAAGCCAACATTCGGTACTTCCAAATAACAAATGATAACGTCATTGTCATATTTCTTTCCTAAAAAATCGTATGCGGTAATTTCACCATCCAGTCCAATTAAAAATTTGGTGCGCAGGTACTTTTCGATGTAAAAATCAGCCATTTGTGCCTCTTCCTCAGTCCCCAAAAAGGTCTGGACGTCATAGCGTTCCATGAGTACTTCTTCCAGGTCATCAATAAAAATCCTTGTGGTTATCTGTAAGGCGTCGTCCCTTTCATAATAGTTAACATTGGTCACGCTCACATAAAATTTATGGAGCGCCGAAAAGGCCAAAAGAGGCAGTAACAACAGGAAAAGAATCTTTTTCATTTTTATAAAAATCAACTTAAAAAAACCAGGGGCTGTTGACACTAAGCCTAAACAAAGCCCGTGCCATCTTCAATCCGGACCCAAGAATCAAATACGTATTGGAATGCGGTATTATACTCCCAAATTTGCAATCCAAAATCCAACAAACTTACTCCAACCCATTATTTTTTCGATACAATTTGCTTCTATCCAATAAATAGCTCCAAATTTTTAACTGGTCTCTTTCAGAAACCAGTCTTTGGAATTCATCATCCACCTCGCAGAAATACATAAAATCGTCCATTTTGGTCTTTGGAATCTTGAATTCGGCCAAGAAAATGGAATCGGCAAAATCCCGTTGCACCTTCAAGGTTCGTTCGTATTTCCTATCTATTTTGATACGGTTCTTAAGCATTCTGGTCCTTCCGGTAATGGCATTGAGAATAGGGTTTAAAGGTACAATTCCCGCCCCCGTTGTGGCCTCATAAAGCTTTCTCTCACTTTGGGTTATGATTTTTACCTCTGCATTAGGAAGGCCCAAGGCTTCCGCACTTACATCTTCATCCAGTTGCAAGCCGGAGAGGTCTTTTTCTATATCACCGGAAAGCCCAAAAGGTTGCACGGTAACTTCCTGTAATTCATTTACAAACTCTTCCATGGGAATTTGGAGAAAGGGACTTCCCATAAGGGCCCTTGACACGGGCAGTACTTTTCTTTTGAACTGTATGGCCGAGAACACCAAGGTATCCCCTTCCCTTACTTGAATTGAAAAATTCCCATCAAAATCGGTAATTGTTGCCCGTCTTGCGGTGCTGTTCTGTATGGTAACGCCCATAACATCGCCACTTGGGGAGGTAACCTTTCCTTTAAGTAGTTTGGAAGGAGAATCCTGGCCATGCCCAATCGTGCAAAGGAGAAAAAAAATAAGGAGGGGGAAACCTTTACTTACCCTCGGCCAAAAATTTCTTGCTTTGGGTGACCAAAAAGTCAATGAGTTGGAATTCATTTTCTTTTTTCAAAAGGGACTGCGATGGGATTTTATCATCACAATAAATCAGAAACGCATCTATTTTTTGTTGCGGCAGACTTAGGTCAACCACAAAAAATTCATCATCATACACCTGGCGAAGGACCTCACTAACCTTTAATTCAAAAGTTTGTCCCGTATCCTGGTTCCGGGATTGAAAAATGGCCTTGAATATATTCACAAAATTAAGTCGTCCCTCAATCCGATCATTCTGGGAGGTTCCCGCTATATTTTGCACCTCGGTACTCCGGTCAATCTCATACTCGAACCCTTTAAATTTCTCATTCTTCACTTCCAGAAAACGTTTCTGGTTTTCGGGGGAAATAACTACTTCGTCAAGCTTGGTAATTTTTTCGGTGACTTCCACCACCAATCTTTTATTGGCCAAAATGGCATCCGTTATCGTTATGATTTCCAATTGGTAGTTTACGGCGGTAAACACCAATTGGTCCCCAGTTTTTACCTCAATCATAAATCGGCCGTCCTCATCCGTGATCGTCGCCATTTGGGTATTGGTATTGATCACATTTTCGTTGACCACATTGCTACCCCGATACAATACCTGGCCGCGTAACCATTCCCTGGTATCCGTTTGGGCAAAACCGACATAAAACGCTAAGGAAAAAATAAAGGAAAGCAGCCTTTGATCCATGGAAACGAGATAATGTTTTGTTAAAGAAAAACCTTGTGTACCACAAATAAAAATTAGGTGGTGGTAAACTTTTGTTAATTCTCAAAAATAAGACATCCTAGTTATTGAACGTATTGCCTACCCAAAATTACCTTCCATTTAACTTGACAGGATGGCATTTTGACGTATATAATTAGTTTGGTACACTTAGAAAGTTATTTTTGTTGGTCGCACAAAACCTACTTTGTAAATGTCTTACATCATGAGAGCATCGATTTACTCTTTTTTCCTGATTTTATTAGCTTTAACCAGTAGTAAGGCCCAAGTAAAAATAGGAGACAATCCACAAAACATCAATCCCTTGTCCCTATTGGAATTGGAGAGCAATTCAAGTGCTTTGGTCATCACGCGGATAAGTGAAGCCGAAATGACCAGGATGGCACCGCTTCCGGGGGCACTGGTTTATAATACAGATCAAGAATGTGTTTTCTACTACAATGGAAATGAATGGTTTAATTTGTGTGAGGACGAGGGTAGTGTCAATGTTAGCCTTGAGGTCATCAATGATGAGTTGGTACTTACCGATAGTAGTAACAACGCGGTAAGCATACTGCTGGAAGATTTAAATGCCCTTACGTTTACCACTGATGCGATCGTAAACCCTACGCAACCCATAGTTAGGGATAGTACCATTGTTATTACACAAAATGGGACCAATTATAATTTTGAAGTCGGGGAGATTACGGGAGACAATATTGTGGACTCTTCCATTAATGGTTTTTCGGACATTCAGGATGCTTCAATCACTGCCAATAAATTAAGTGATAACGTGGCTGGGGTTG
The sequence above is a segment of the Muricauda sp. SCSIO 64092 genome. Coding sequences within it:
- a CDS encoding DUF6702 family protein, whose protein sequence is MKKILFLLLLPLLAFSALHKFYVSVTNVNYYERDDALQITTRIFIDDLEEVLMERYDVQTFLGTEEEAQMADFYIEKYLRTKFLIGLDGEITAYDFLGKKYDNDVIICYLEVPNVGLDQLKKVEVHNEILTDLFDEQKNLVHIKWKGNKKSFILTKSNAKGMLNL
- a CDS encoding carboxypeptidase-like regulatory domain-containing protein — protein: MNSNSLTFWSPKARNFWPRVSKGFPLLIFFLLCTIGHGQDSPSKLLKGKVTSPSGDVMGVTIQNSTARRATITDFDGNFSIQVREGDTLVFSAIQFKRKVLPVSRALMGSPFLQIPMEEFVNELQEVTVQPFGLSGDIEKDLSGLQLDEDVSAEALGLPNAEVKIITQSERKLYEATTGAGIVPLNPILNAITGRTRMLKNRIKIDRKYERTLKVQRDFADSIFLAEFKIPKTKMDDFMYFCEVDDEFQRLVSERDQLKIWSYLLDRSKLYRKNNGLE
- a CDS encoding carboxypeptidase-like regulatory domain-containing protein, which produces MDQRLLSFIFSLAFYVGFAQTDTREWLRGQVLYRGSNVVNENVINTNTQMATITDEDGRFMIEVKTGDQLVFTAVNYQLEIITITDAILANKRLVVEVTEKITKLDEVVISPENQKRFLEVKNEKFKGFEYEIDRSTEVQNIAGTSQNDRIEGRLNFVNIFKAIFQSRNQDTGQTFELKVSEVLRQVYDDEFFVVDLSLPQQKIDAFLIYCDDKIPSQSLLKKENEFQLIDFLVTQSKKFLAEGK